One genomic region from Mycobacterium basiliense encodes:
- a CDS encoding acyl-CoA dehydrogenase family protein produces the protein MDFSRVELSDADQAFRAEGLRFLATHVTEEVHRHDRETGDNFDEGLHLKFGAAGYLAAEWKPESEGGLSRTQRRIWELEKRRAHVPWVTWGTTAMVARSVAKFGSAALKEEVLPKVFSGHVRLCLGYTEPDGGSDVATCKTRAVRDGDSWLINGSKMFTTGAHNCQYVFLITNTDPDARKHKSLTMFLVPLDSPGIEIQGIRTVDGDRTNIVYYTDVRVDDKYRLGDVNGGWTVLREPLNVEHGAVAAAPDGLQDNSIMMHQAGFLAEAVDRAAARSTVPDPDGRRLIDDGSVAYRLGRSIARMEAALSAPSIFGRVAIAQTMRDVSPDLMDLLGTGAALPFGADGAADDGAAEYVYRFAPLVGIYGGTLEVFRNMIAEHVLGLGKPNYSRAT, from the coding sequence ATGGATTTCTCCAGGGTCGAGCTGTCCGATGCGGACCAGGCCTTCCGCGCCGAGGGGCTTAGGTTCCTGGCCACTCACGTCACCGAAGAGGTCCATCGTCACGACCGGGAGACGGGCGACAACTTCGATGAAGGCCTCCACCTGAAGTTCGGCGCCGCAGGTTATTTGGCAGCCGAATGGAAGCCAGAGTCCGAGGGCGGTCTCAGCCGGACGCAACGACGGATCTGGGAGTTGGAGAAGCGGCGTGCGCACGTGCCGTGGGTGACCTGGGGGACCACCGCCATGGTGGCGCGGTCGGTGGCGAAATTCGGCTCGGCCGCACTCAAAGAGGAGGTACTACCCAAGGTGTTCAGCGGGCATGTGCGGCTGTGCCTGGGTTACACCGAGCCGGACGGCGGATCGGACGTGGCCACCTGCAAAACCCGCGCGGTACGCGACGGGGACAGCTGGCTGATCAACGGATCGAAGATGTTCACCACGGGAGCGCACAACTGCCAGTACGTGTTCCTGATCACCAACACGGACCCTGATGCGCGAAAACATAAGAGCTTGACCATGTTTCTTGTTCCGCTGGACTCTCCGGGTATCGAGATTCAGGGCATCCGGACCGTGGATGGTGACCGCACCAACATCGTCTATTACACCGACGTCCGAGTCGACGACAAATATCGGTTGGGCGATGTCAACGGCGGCTGGACGGTGCTGCGCGAGCCACTCAATGTCGAGCACGGCGCGGTTGCGGCGGCACCCGATGGATTGCAAGACAATTCGATCATGATGCACCAGGCCGGTTTCCTGGCCGAAGCGGTCGACCGCGCCGCGGCGCGGTCGACTGTGCCAGATCCTGACGGGCGTCGTCTGATCGACGATGGCTCGGTGGCGTATCGATTAGGCCGCAGCATCGCCCGGATGGAGGCGGCGCTATCCGCGCCAAGCATCTTCGGGCGGGTCGCCATCGCACAAACGATGCGCGACGTTTCGCCCGACCTGATGGATCTTCTCGGCACCGGCGCCGCACTGCCGTTCGGGGCCGACGGTGCGGCCGACGACGGCGCCGCCGAGTACGTCTACCGGTTCGCCCCGCTGGTGGGAATCTACGGCGGCACCCTTGAGGTATTTCGCAACATGATCGCCGAGCACGTTCTTGGGCTGGGCAAGCCAAACTACTCGCGCGCAACGTGA